CCAGGTTAATCCACCACCAAAAGCAGTTAAAAGAATGTAATCCCCTTTGTTAAACCTTCCTTCTTTGTAGGCTTCGTATATAGCAATTGGAATGGATGCAGCACTTGTATTTCCGTATTCGTGAATATTGCTGTAAACCTTTTCTAACGGTAATTCTAATTTTTCAGCCAACGCTTGAATGATTCGTATGTTGGCTTGATGAGGAATTACTAACTTAATATCTTCTTTATTTATCCCGGCTTTTTGTAATGCTTTTAAGCAAGCAGTTTCCATGGATTTAACAGCCTGTTTAAAAGTTTCTCTTCCTTGCATTCTCAGCTTCTCGCCAACCTGACAGTGTAAAAGATGACCATAAGAACCATCAGACTTCATCACTGTTGATAAAATATCACTTGAAGAGTTAGATTTAGAAATCACGACAGCACCGGCACCATCTCCAAATAGTACTGCAGTTGTTCTGTCAGTCCAATCGATTATTTTTGAAAAAACTTCACTTCCAACTACAAGAATATTTTCAGCTTTCCCGGATTTTATAAAACTATCCGCTATTGTAATACCATATATAAAGCCGCTACAAGCAGCTGAAAAATCAAAAGCCATTGGATTTTTACATCCGAGTTTATCAGCTAATATACAAGCTGTAGAAGGAAATACATTATCCGGAGTAGACGTTGCTACAATTACGATGTCTATGTCCTTTGGAGTTAATCCTGCATTTTCAATAGCTTCTTTTGATGCGTGAAAAGCAAGGTCGCTTGCCTTAACCCATTCATCTGCTATTCTTCTTTCTTTTATTCCAGTTCTTGTTGTAATCCATTCATCCGATGTATCAAGGATTTTTTCTAAATCATGGTTAGTTAAAACCCTTTCGGGAACATACATTCCTATGCCTTTTATTTCACTAGACATTGTTTTCTCCGTAAACTTCTTCTTCTTTTCCTTTTATCAGCTCTTGAGGAATTAGAGTGTTAATATTTTCAAGGAGTTTTTTGTTAAAATCGTGATTTACAAATTCAGAAGCAAATCTCAATGCGTTTTTTATAGCTTTTTCATCAGCTCTTCCATGAGTTATTATACATGTTCCCTTAGTGCCAAGCAAAGGAGCACCGCCGTATTCTGTAAAATCTGCTTTTTTCTTAAATCTTTTTAAAGCAGGCAACATTAAAGCTGCACCGATTTTGGATACAAAGCTTTTTTCTACTTCTTCTTTTATCATTTCAAGAATAATCATTCCAAGACTTTCACTAGTTTTTAATACAACATTCCCAACAAACCCATCACAAACAATAACATCAAAATCACCGGTGAAAATATCTCTACCTTCTGCGTTCCCAATAAAATTTAGTTTGGTCATTTTAAGTAGTGGATAGGTATCTTTTACAAGCTCGTTACCTTTTCCTTCTTCCTCTCCGATGCTTAAAATCCCCACTTTTGGATTATCAGATGTTTGAAGGATTTCTTTGACATAAGTATGACCCATTACTGCAAAGTATAAAAGATGTCTTGGTCTGCTGTCTACATTAGCACCAACATCAATCAGTACAGTTCTTGTTCCTTTTTTGTTTGGAAATGCTACTGCTATACCCGGTCTCTCTATTCCTTCTGCAGCTCCAATGATAAACTTTCCTATGCTCATTGCAGCACCGGTATTTCCGGCAGACACAAAAGCCTGAGCTTTACCTTCTCTGACTAATTTACCTGCAATATGCATAGAAGAGTTTCTTTTTTTTCTTAGAGCTATGGATGGGGATTCGTGCATTTCAATGACTTCAGGAGCATCTATGATCTGAATCGGAAGATTTTCTATCGAAAGATTATTTTTTTTTATTTCCTCTTCTAATACTTCCTTCTTTCCTACTAAATATACACCTATTTTATACTCTTTTGCAAACTCTATTGCACCTTTAATATTACAGAGAGGAGCATAATCTCCTCCCATTGCATCTAAAGCTATAAACACTTATACGACCTCAATAACCTCTTTGTTTTTGTAATATCCACAGTTAGAGCAAACTCTGTGAGGAGCTTTTGGCTGACCGCACTCAGGACAGATAGAAAGTCCGGGCATTTTTAATTTCCATTGTGCTCTTCTCATAGCTGTTTTTGCTTTAGATTTTTTCCTCTTAGGTACTGCCATATTAAAAGCCTCCTTTTTTCAATTTTAAAGGATATATTATATCAAAAATTTAAGATTTAAGAGACTCTAATTTAGCAAAAGGGGACAGCTTTCTTCTCATTTTCTCTTCACAATCACACTGCTCAACGTTCTTATCCGCTCCACAGTAAGGACATAAACCTTTACAATCTTCATTACAAAGAAGTTTCATCGGAGTATTTACAATGATTTCTTCTCTGATAAAATCATACACATCAAATTTTTCTTCATCTTCTAAGTACTCAGAATATAGCTCAGCCTCTGAAAGTTCCTGATGTTTTAGGTGTTTTTTTGTAAATAAAATACTTTCGCTAATATTAAACTTTTGAGAAAACTCAGTTAAACATCTATCACAGTGCATTAAAATAGACGTGTTGAAGATAGCTGTGATAACATAGCCATCTTTGTCTTTAAGTAAATGTAATTTTACAGATACACTTTGCCCATCTTTTACGATGTACTCTTCTGGTAAATCTAACTCATTCATTGGAATATCAAATTCAAGCTCTTTAAAAGGCTCTTTTTTAAGCTCTTCTTTTAGGTTTAAATATATTTTCAATTTAACTACCTCATAAAAAAATTTTGTTATAATATAGTACAATGATTTTAAATGACAAGACAATCAGAAAATATATAAGCGAAGGTTTACTTGAGATAAATCCTCTTGATGACATCCAAATTCAGCCCTCTTCTGTTGATTTAAGGCTTGGAAATGAGTTTTTGATTTATCCAGAAGACATAGAAATAATAGATGTAAGAGACCCATATTTTTCTAATAGACTTATAAAAGAGATAGCCACAGAAGAAGGATTTATTATCAAACCAAAACAGTTTGTACTTGCTACGACGATAGAGTATATAAAACTTCCAGACTTTTTGACTGCATTTGTAGAAGGAAGGTCTTCCTTAGGAAGGCTTGGCTTATTTATTGAAAATGCCGGGTGGGTGGATGCTGGATTTGAAGGTAATATAACCTTAGAGTTTTACAATGCAAACAGTATTCCAATAAAAATTTATCCTGGAATGAGAATCTGTCAGCTTGTTTTCGCAAAAATGGAAGATAGGTCAGAAAAACCATATAGAGGTAAGTATCAAGGTCAAAGAGGAACAACAGCATCAAGAATATTTTTAGATAGGGATTAAGGTTTTTGTTGATACAAGACGAAGGTTATACAATGATGTCATTCTGAGCGTCAACGAAGAATATCCTGTTTTTTTCTTTTCAAAAAACATCAAAAGAGGAGATCCTTCGGCTTACAGCCTCAGGATGACAAGAAAAGGTAAATTCATTTTACACATACATTACAACTTACAGGAATTTTAGAACATCCTCATAAAAAAGTTTACAAAAAATTTTTTTACTGTTATAATTTAAATTAGTTTTATAAGAATAGGGGGATGAATATGAAACTATCCAAGAAAATTATAGGTACGTTTTTAAGTTTGTCAATTTTTATTCTACCAAATATAGCAGAAGCTAAAACTAAAGGTCATTCAAGTAAAAAAGCAAACCATCATGCAACAAAAGTATCTAAAAAATCAAGCCATGCAAAAAAAAGCCATAAACATATAAAGATAACTAAGGTTTCTTACTCTTACGGTCCAAGAGTGTATGGTGATTACCTTGAGCCTAATAGGGATATTTACAAGTATGCAGTAGGATTACTTGGTACAAAGTACACTTTTGGCGGAAACTCTATAAACGGGATAGATTGTTCATCTTTTGTTCAACACGTTTTTGAGCTTGCAGGATTTAAACTTCCAAGAACCGCAAGAGAACAAGCAAGATATGGATATTTTGTTAGAAGAGAAAGCTTAAAACCGGGAGACTTATTATTCTTTGCAACTTATGCAAGCTTTCCTTCCCACGTAGGGATTTATATTGGCGATGGTAAAATGATTCATGCCTCTTCTAAAGGTGGAAGAGTTGAATTAGCAAATATTAATGAAGATTATTATGTGAGAAGATTTTTATTTGCTAAAAGAATTCCGGCTAATATTAAAGACTTGAAAGAAGTTGAAGATATTGACTCTATGGAGCAGTATATGAACGACAATACATCTGAAAAGAGTAAAGAAAACGACCCAATAGCAAAGATAATACAGGAAAAGAATGGAAAAAATTAAAAGTACAACAATATTAGCTGTTAGAAGAAACGGAAAAACAGTTATAGCCGGAGATGGTCAAGTAACTCTTGGGTCTGCTGTTGTTAAGCATACAGCAAAAAAGATAAGAGTTTTAAATGAAGGTAAAGTTATAGTTGGTTTTGCAGGCAGTGCTGCAGATGGTCTCGCATTGATGGAAAGGTTAGAAGAAAAACTAAACAAGTATAAAGGAAATTTAGTCAAATCTGCAGTAGAGCTGGCAAAAGACTGGAGATTAGATAAATATCTAAGAAGATTAGAAGCTGTAATGATAGCTGCAGATAAAAATAATATGCTTTTACTCTCTGGAAATGGTGATGTGATAGAACCTGATGAGCCTGTTTTGGCTATAGGTTCTGGTGGAGATTATGCAAGGTCTGCTGCGTTGGCGCTCTATAGAAATACAGATCTTGATGCTCGCAAAATCGTAGAAGAGGCGATGAAGATAGCCGGGGAAATCTGCATTTACACCAACCAAAACTTTGTAATAGAAGAAATTGAATGAAATCTTTCTTGAAGTAGCTGTTCCTGTACCACTTTACCAAACTTTTTGGTACAGGTTTCAAACTGAGTCCTTAGAAAATTTTGTAGGCAGAAGAGTAATTGTTTCATTTAAGAGTACTAAATCCTATGGATTAGTCATTGGAATATCTAATTCTATCAAAAACGTTCCGGCAGAATATAGAAGCAAACTAAAAGATATCATAAAAATCGATGATTTTCAAGTATTTACAGAAAAAGAAATAAACATCATTAAAAAAATTTCAGATTATTATCTATCTCCGATAGGTTTGACGATAGATTTTTTCATTCCAAATATCTTAAGAGAAAAAGCCATAAAAGACCCGCTTGCTTTTAAAGTTTTTAACATTAATGAAAATGTAGAGCTTAAAAAAATCTCAGAAACAGCTAAAAAAATTATTCAAATCATTCAAGAAAATCAGGAAGTATCTTATGAAGATTTATTATCACTTGGATTTTCTAAAAAAAGTATTAAGAGTTTGCTTGATAAAGGTATTCTTATTCCTGTTGAAAGTAGTATAAAAATAAAAACTCCTGTCTTTAGACAGCCAAAAACGGCTGACTATACTCCAAAACTATTAGAAAGTCAGATGTATGTTTATGATAGATTTTATTTCAAAAATAGGTTAAAAGCTTACACATCGCTTATAAAAAAATATGTTAAAACAAATAAAAGTGTGTTGATTGTCGTTCCAAGCATTGCCTTTGGAAATATACTTTATAAAGATTTATCTCAAAAGTTTGAAAATGTATATTTTTATCATGATGGAATTAGTCCAAAGCTTCAGTTTGAAATTTTTAAAGAGATAACAAATAATCCATCTATTGTGATCGGAACAGTATCTTCTTTGCTTATTCCTATAAAAGACTTAAATCTCTTAATTCTTGAGCAAGAACATTCATCAGCTTACAAAGTTTTAAGGTCTCCAAGATTTGAGACAAAAAGGGTTTTATATTACATTCATAAAGAAAAAAATATTCCAATCATCTTAGCATCTTCTATCTTATCCATCGAAAGCTACTTGATTAATGCTACAAATCTAAAAAAAGATAAAGATGTTATAAAATCTTATGTAGAAATCAATCCTTTTAAGTCTATCAATAAAACTTTAAATAAACTCCAAAGCTTGATTTCAAAGAAAGGAAGAACTCTGATTTTAACTAATAAAAGCTATTACTCCGGGTTCATTTACTGTCCAAGATGTGGATGGGAAGCAGTTTGTCCAACCTGTGATGTTCCGCTAAAAACTTACATTCAAAATAACACTAAAATTTTCAGATGTCCATCTTGTAAAAAAAGGTTTGAATACTTTAAAACCTGTCCTGAATGTGATTTTAAGCTAAAGGAGACTGGATTTGGAAAAGAGTTTGTTTTTGAATTTCTTAAAAAAAGTGATAAACTTAGAAAGCTACTGGATTCTAATAAAATCATTGTAGAATCAAGTTTAAAGGATATATTGCAGTTTGAAAGCTTTGATATGGTTATAAATCTTTATCCTGATTTTATTTTAGATTTACCTGATTATAGGTCAAATGAAAAATTTTTAAGGTCTGTAATATCTCCGTTAACAGTAGCTAAGGATAATTATATCATTTTTTCTAATACACTGGAGAGTTGGCTTGCGGAAAACATTGGAGCTAAATCCTTGGATGTAAATCAAATTTTAGAAAATTTTTATAAAAAAGAAACTATCTATAGAAAGAAAAACAAGCTACCACCGTTTTTAAAGCTTGTAAGATTTAAAATTGTGTTTAAACCAACTCAAAAAGAGTATGTTGAAAAGGTATTGAGAGAAATCTCAAGCTTGAAAGTATATTCTTTCTCTCAAAAATCAAATAGTTTTAATTATTATTTTGAGTATAAATCAGAAAAAGAAAAGGAAATGATAAAGGTTTTAGCTGAAAAACTGTTAAAAAAGGGTGTGGATGTAATTATAGAAGTCGACCCTAAGAGTTTTTAATACCTTGGGTGGGAAATTAGTGGTTTTTATAAAATTTAAAAAGGAGAAGCTTCGGATTTAGGTCCTCAGGATAACGGTCAAAGGTTGGTTGATAAATATCTGAGAAAGGGTAACCTCATTTGTCATTCTGCAGCCGGCGAAGAATCTCCTACTTTTGTTGAATTTTTCACCTGACGTATATTATTTATATATACTAATAAAATATAGCATCTTCCTAAAACAGAGGTTAATTTATGAAAAAAATATTCTTAATTTTTGCGATTTTTTTTGTATCAACAGCTTTACTTTACTTCTATAACAAAAACAAAAACGGATATGAAACTTATAAGCTTGAGAAAAAAGAGGTTGTTAAATCTATTTATGCTTCCGGATATATAGATAGTGAAAATAGCGTAATAGTTAAATCAGAAGTTTCTGGCTACGTTGAAAAAATATATGTAAAGGAAAACGACCAAGTAAAGAAAGGTCAAATCATTGCGAAAATATCAAATCCTACACTTTATGAAAATCTAAAAGATATAGAGTTTCAAGCACAGCTTGTCAAACAAAAACTTTCTGAAAATTCAGATTTTAGAAAGCAGTTTATCGAAAATATAGAAATGAAAAAAGCAAACTATGAAAATCTTTTAAAGGTTTACGAGAGAAGAAAAAATCTATTTGAAAAAGGGTTGATCCCAAAAGAGCAGTTTGATGAGGTAGCTAAAAATTTAGAAGTAGCCAAGAGAGATTATGAGAAAGCGGTTGCAAGCTATCAAGATAGTTTAAAAGAGTTGTCTTATCAGCTAAAAAGCTTTGAAGCTAAAAAGGCGGAAGTAGCCAAAGAGATTGATAAATACTATATAAAATCTCCGACAGATGGCAAAGTTTTAAGAAAATTTGTAAATGAAGGAGACTATATAAACAATATCTCTCAAAATAATCAGCTTTTTGCTATTGGAAGTTTAGATAAGAGAGAGACGGTTTTATTGGTAGATGAAGAGTATGCACCACTGCTTAAAGAAGGAATGGAAGTTCTCGTAAAGCTTGATTCTTATCCGGATAAAGTTTTCACCGGAAAAATCAAAACGATAGAGTCTCAATCTGACAAAAATTCAAGGACGGTCAAAGTTAAAGCAGATGTTAACTATGACAGACCTGTATTGTTAAACATGACGGTAGAATCTAATATAATTTTAGGAAAGGTTTCTGGCTTGTTTATTCCAGAAAATGCTTATAAAAATGGCTATGTCAAATTGTTAGAAAATGGAGAAATCAAGAATGTTAAAGTAGAAGTTGATAAAGAAAAATATAATGGTTATCTAAAAGCTTTAAGTGGTTTAAACGAAGGTCAAATCATAGTTATTGGTAAATAAGATGTATCATATACTTTTTTTAGCTTTAAAGTTTTTAGTTGAAAGAAAAAGACAGACTTTTGTCTCAATTGTTGGTGTTGGAATCGGTGTTGCAGCTTTTATAGTTATGGCTTCATTGATGAATGGATTTCAAAAATACTTTGTAGAGCAAGCAATAGACTTAAACGCACACATTACACTTAAGACAAAACCGGAAGATATACCGGATAGAATTTTAAAAATTTACTATGGTGATAAAATTATTCCGGTAATTCTTGGGTCTAAACCGCCTGAAAAGAAGGATAAAATCACAGATTACAAATTTATAATAGAAAAGTACTCAAACAATCCTGATATTCTTGGAGTAGCACCACATCTTGTAAGTCAAGGTATATTAAAATATGGAACGGTTGAAAAGTCTGGGTCATTGATTGGTATAGACCCAAATTTGGAAAGAAAAGCATCGGTAATTGATAAATTTATAGAAAATAAACGATTAGATGTTTTATTAGCAGACGAAAACAGCATAATTATCGGTAAACTTCTTGCCAAAGACCTTGGAATATACGAAACGGGAAAAAAAGTAATACTAACAACGCCAAACGGAAACACACATCTGTTTAAAGTTGTTGATTTTTTTAACTCAGGAATTACAAACTTAGACCAAACAAGAGTTTATCTAAACCTTAGAACGCTTCAGACCATGCTTCAAAGACCAAATGAAGTTAATGAGCTAATATTTAAAATAAAAGACGTAAATAAAGCAGAAAGGTTAGCAAGATTAATCTCGCAAGAGACCGGTTATTACACTGAAAGCTGGCAATTTGCATACAAAAACTTTTTACAGCTTTTTAAAATTCAAAACTACATCACGTACATGATAGTATTTGCTATTTTGGTAGTATCAGCTTTTGGAATTTTTAACATCATAATGATGACAGTTATGGAAAAGAAAAAAGATATAGCAATTTTAAAGACCGTTGGATATGAAGATGATGAAATAATAAAAATCTTTACATTTCAAGGTATAATCATTGGCTTTTTTGGCTACATAATAGGAGCAATACTTGGCTATTCTATCCAAGAATGGCTATCAAGCTTAAGAATAGACGTTGAAGGCTTAATAAGAGCAAAAGGCTTTATTCTTGACAGAAGTATTCTTTACTTTGTTTATGGCTTTGTTTTTTCAATGTTTTTCTCCATATTGGCATCTTTTTATCCATCTTACAAAGCATCTAAGCTAAATCCTGTTGATATTTTTAGAAGTGGTGGATGATGGAAATTATAAAAGTAGAAAATATAAACAAGTTTATTGCTAATGAGCATATTTTAAAAAATATTAATCTTTCAGTAAAACAAGGAGAGTTTGTAAGTATTATAGGTCCATCCGGTTCAGGAAAAAGTACATTACTATACATACTTGGACTTTTAGACCAGCCAACAGATGGAAAAGTTTTTGTTGAAAATCAAGAAATAAATTTTAAGGATAAAAAAAGAATTTCAGAAATAAGAAACAAGAAATTTGGATTCGTGTTTCAGTTTCATTATCTGATAAATGAACTTACAGCTTTAGAAAATGTTATGGTTCCAATGTTAAAAAGTGGAGTAGAAAAATCTGCGGCAGCGGATAAGGCAATAAAAAATCTCGAAAAGCTTGAACTTGAAAAAAAGCAAGACAGAAGACCTTACGAGTTATCAGGTGGCGAACAGCAGAGAGTATCTATTGCAAGAGCTTTATCAAACAATCCATTGGTAATTATTGCAGACGAACCAACGGGGAATCTTGACTCAAAAAATACCGAAATAGTCATGGAAATATTTGAAAATCTAAACAAAGAAGGAAGAACTATAATCATGGTAACTCACGAAATTGATTTAGCAGAAAGAACTCAAAGAATCATAAAATTAAAAGATGGTGAAATTATAGAAGATTTAAAGAAAATTTGAGTTATAATAATTTCTAAAAAAGGGAGGCATAAAAAATAATGGATATTACCACAATCGGTGGGATAATCGCTGCCTTAGTTTTGTTTGCTGTAGGTGATATAATGGAAGGTGGAAACCCGGCCGGACTTGTTCATATATCTTCTATTATAATAGTCGTACCTACAACATTATCAGCTGCTGCTGTAGCAACAAAACAAAAATATGTTGCAGCTGCTTACAAAGAACTTAAAATCGTATTTGGTAATCCTCAATTAAATCCAGAAGAGACTTTAGAACAAATTATAAAAATAGCTGAAAAGGCAAGGAAAGAAGGAATTTTAGCAATAGAATCTGATATAGGTAATATAGATGATCCATTTTTTAGAAAAGGTCTGCAGATGCTTGTAGATGGATTAGAGCCTGAGGTAATTAGAGAAAGAATGGAGTTGGAGATTGGAGAGATAGAAGAGTATTACGAAGGTGCTGCAAAATACTGGATTACGGCAGGAGAAACTACGCCGGTTTTTGGTCTTGTCGGTGCAGTTATGGGATTAATCCTTGCATTAAAAAGACTTGAAAATCCGGTAGAAATGGCAGAAGGTATAGCGGGTGCTTTTACTGCAACTGTTACAGGTATCGTATCTTCCTATCTCCTTTTTGGTCCATGGGGACACAAAATGAAAGCTAAAGCTAAAGATATAATTAAAACTAGAGAAATGATATTAGAAGGTATAATTGGAATAGCATTATCTAAAAATCCAAAAATGCTTAGAGAACAGCTTATGATTTACACAGGAAAATCTGAAGCTAAAGAGGCTTAAAATATGGCAAGAAAGAAAAAACATGAAGAACACGGTGCAGGGGAAAGGTGGGCTGTACCATACGCAGACTTTCTATCATTACTTTTAGCTCTCTTTATCGCACTTTTTGCTATTTCTACAATAGATAAGAAAAAATTAGCGTCATTTGTTGAAGCTATATCTGCTGCATTTAGCTTTAAACCAATATCTTCGTCTGCCCCTACATCAATAATTGAAGGTGTGGGGGTAAAACAAAAGAGAGAAGATGCGAAGAAAAAAATAAAAGAAAGAGTTGAGCAGATTATTAAAAAACTAAATCTTGAAGGAAAAGTTAGCGTTGAAGTAATTCCTATGGGTGTAAGAATTAGAATATTAGATTATATATTGTTTCCTCCATGTAGCACAGAAATCAATCAAGAATATAAAGAATTATTAAATGGGATTGCTGAAGTTATAAAAGAAGCCAAACTGCCGGTAGAAGTTGAAGGACATACAGATGATATCCCACCCGGACCAACCTGTATTTATCCATCAAACTGGGAGCTTTCTGCATCCAGAGCTGCTGCAGTTGTAAGATATTTAATAACTGCCGGGAATTTACCGCCATACCTATTTAGTGCAGTAGGTTATGCTGACACAAAACCAATCTCTCCAAATAATTCTGAACTAGGAAGAAAGTTAAATAGAAGAATCGAAATAAATCTTATTACAGGTACTGATAAAGAAGCAGAATTAAAAGAAAAAGCAGATTTTATATATAAAGAAAATTCTGAAGAGAAAAATGAAAAACAAAAAACAACTACTGAAAGTAAAAGATAATTATTTAAACGCTGAAAAAGAAAAGCTGAAAAATATTGATGAGACCTTAGAGACATTTTATAATAAAAAATCCGCCATTGAAAATGAAATAAAGTTAGTATTAGAGCTTAATATTAACGATATCTTTTCGATGGGACAAAAATATGAATTTATCAATTATCAAAAAGAAAAATTAAAAAAGATAGAAGAAGAGATAAAATCCTTAGAGAGAGAAAAAGAGCAAATTAAAGAAAAGATAGCATTACTAAATGCAGAGAAAAAAGCTATTGATAAATATTTTACTTTAAAAGTAAACAAAAAACAGATTTTAGACAATTTTAAAGAAATGGTGGAGTCAAATGAGATTTTTAATAGGAATTCTATTTTTAATAAGCAGTAGCTTTGCACAAGTTGAAGAGCTAAAAAAAGAAGCTGAAAAATTAAAACAGATAAGAGATGAAATAAAAGCAACATATCAAAAAAACGAAGCTTTATTAGAACAAATAAAAAAAGAAAAACAAGCTTTAGAGCTTTTGAAGAAAGAGATAGAAGAAAGTAAGAAAAAAATTCAAGATGAAAGATATAAAAAGCTTGCAAAAGTATTTGAAAAAATGGACCCAGAGATGGCAGGCCAGAAACTGTCTAAAATGGAGTCAGCTGAAGATGCTGCATATATTATTTTTAATATGAATGAAAAAAAAGCAGCAGCTGTACTTGATAATACCGACCCAATAATGGTTAGTAAAATCGTAAAAATTTTAACAAGATTGAAAGAAGAAAGTAATATCAAAAATTGAATGATTAGCAGCAAACAGCAAGATAGACAAGACTGATTGTAAGTTTCCTGTTTTAATACAGAAATGTTCCGTAAGTCTGAAACGATGTTTAGTATTGGCGATTCATGAATTGCTACTATATATTATCCTATCCGATATCCCTGAAATAACATGAGATATAGGGACTTTAAGGAAAAATAAAACAACGATTTAATACAATTAAAGCCTCCAAAACTGAGGCTTTTCTAAAATTTTTGTAAGTTTGTCTTCATTGCGTCATTTGAGGACTTTAATCTTAAGG
This is a stretch of genomic DNA from Sulfurihydrogenibium sp. YO3AOP1. It encodes these proteins:
- a CDS encoding beta-ketoacyl-ACP synthase III, whose protein sequence is MSSEIKGIGMYVPERVLTNHDLEKILDTSDEWITTRTGIKERRIADEWVKASDLAFHASKEAIENAGLTPKDIDIVIVATSTPDNVFPSTACILADKLGCKNPMAFDFSAACSGFIYGITIADSFIKSGKAENILVVGSEVFSKIIDWTDRTTAVLFGDGAGAVVISKSNSSSDILSTVMKSDGSYGHLLHCQVGEKLRMQGRETFKQAVKSMETACLKALQKAGINKEDIKLVIPHQANIRIIQALAEKLELPLEKVYSNIHEYGNTSAASIPIAIYEAYKEGRFNKGDYILLTAFGGGLTWGAAVIRF
- the plsX gene encoding phosphate acyltransferase PlsX, yielding MFIALDAMGGDYAPLCNIKGAIEFAKEYKIGVYLVGKKEVLEEEIKKNNLSIENLPIQIIDAPEVIEMHESPSIALRKKRNSSMHIAGKLVREGKAQAFVSAGNTGAAMSIGKFIIGAAEGIERPGIAVAFPNKKGTRTVLIDVGANVDSRPRHLLYFAVMGHTYVKEILQTSDNPKVGILSIGEEEGKGNELVKDTYPLLKMTKLNFIGNAEGRDIFTGDFDVIVCDGFVGNVVLKTSESLGMIILEMIKEEVEKSFVSKIGAALMLPALKRFKKKADFTEYGGAPLLGTKGTCIITHGRADEKAIKNALRFASEFVNHDFNKKLLENINTLIPQELIKGKEEEVYGENNV
- the rpmF gene encoding 50S ribosomal protein L32; its protein translation is MAVPKRKKSKAKTAMRRAQWKLKMPGLSICPECGQPKAPHRVCSNCGYYKNKEVIEVV
- a CDS encoding DUF177 domain-containing protein — its product is MKIYLNLKEELKKEPFKELEFDIPMNELDLPEEYIVKDGQSVSVKLHLLKDKDGYVITAIFNTSILMHCDRCLTEFSQKFNISESILFTKKHLKHQELSEAELYSEYLEDEEKFDVYDFIREEIIVNTPMKLLCNEDCKGLCPYCGADKNVEQCDCEEKMRRKLSPFAKLESLKS
- the dcd gene encoding dCTP deaminase — encoded protein: MILNDKTIRKYISEGLLEINPLDDIQIQPSSVDLRLGNEFLIYPEDIEIIDVRDPYFSNRLIKEIATEEGFIIKPKQFVLATTIEYIKLPDFLTAFVEGRSSLGRLGLFIENAGWVDAGFEGNITLEFYNANSIPIKIYPGMRICQLVFAKMEDRSEKPYRGKYQGQRGTTASRIFLDRD
- a CDS encoding C40 family peptidase, which encodes MKLSKKIIGTFLSLSIFILPNIAEAKTKGHSSKKANHHATKVSKKSSHAKKSHKHIKITKVSYSYGPRVYGDYLEPNRDIYKYAVGLLGTKYTFGGNSINGIDCSSFVQHVFELAGFKLPRTAREQARYGYFVRRESLKPGDLLFFATYASFPSHVGIYIGDGKMIHASSKGGRVELANINEDYYVRRFLFAKRIPANIKDLKEVEDIDSMEQYMNDNTSEKSKENDPIAKIIQEKNGKN
- the hslV gene encoding ATP-dependent protease subunit HslV, which gives rise to MEKIKSTTILAVRRNGKTVIAGDGQVTLGSAVVKHTAKKIRVLNEGKVIVGFAGSAADGLALMERLEEKLNKYKGNLVKSAVELAKDWRLDKYLRRLEAVMIAADKNNMLLLSGNGDVIEPDEPVLAIGSGGDYARSAALALYRNTDLDARKIVEEAMKIAGEICIYTNQNFVIEEIE
- a CDS encoding primosomal protein N' — its product is MNEIFLEVAVPVPLYQTFWYRFQTESLENFVGRRVIVSFKSTKSYGLVIGISNSIKNVPAEYRSKLKDIIKIDDFQVFTEKEINIIKKISDYYLSPIGLTIDFFIPNILREKAIKDPLAFKVFNINENVELKKISETAKKIIQIIQENQEVSYEDLLSLGFSKKSIKSLLDKGILIPVESSIKIKTPVFRQPKTADYTPKLLESQMYVYDRFYFKNRLKAYTSLIKKYVKTNKSVLIVVPSIAFGNILYKDLSQKFENVYFYHDGISPKLQFEIFKEITNNPSIVIGTVSSLLIPIKDLNLLILEQEHSSAYKVLRSPRFETKRVLYYIHKEKNIPIILASSILSIESYLINATNLKKDKDVIKSYVEINPFKSINKTLNKLQSLISKKGRTLILTNKSYYSGFIYCPRCGWEAVCPTCDVPLKTYIQNNTKIFRCPSCKKRFEYFKTCPECDFKLKETGFGKEFVFEFLKKSDKLRKLLDSNKIIVESSLKDILQFESFDMVINLYPDFILDLPDYRSNEKFLRSVISPLTVAKDNYIIFSNTLESWLAENIGAKSLDVNQILENFYKKETIYRKKNKLPPFLKLVRFKIVFKPTQKEYVEKVLREISSLKVYSFSQKSNSFNYYFEYKSEKEKEMIKVLAEKLLKKGVDVIIEVDPKSF
- a CDS encoding efflux RND transporter periplasmic adaptor subunit, translating into MKKIFLIFAIFFVSTALLYFYNKNKNGYETYKLEKKEVVKSIYASGYIDSENSVIVKSEVSGYVEKIYVKENDQVKKGQIIAKISNPTLYENLKDIEFQAQLVKQKLSENSDFRKQFIENIEMKKANYENLLKVYERRKNLFEKGLIPKEQFDEVAKNLEVAKRDYEKAVASYQDSLKELSYQLKSFEAKKAEVAKEIDKYYIKSPTDGKVLRKFVNEGDYINNISQNNQLFAIGSLDKRETVLLVDEEYAPLLKEGMEVLVKLDSYPDKVFTGKIKTIESQSDKNSRTVKVKADVNYDRPVLLNMTVESNIILGKVSGLFIPENAYKNGYVKLLENGEIKNVKVEVDKEKYNGYLKALSGLNEGQIIVIGK